A genome region from Archaeoglobus fulgidus DSM 4304 includes the following:
- a CDS encoding ABC transporter ATP-binding protein yields MLRVENLKKYFPVQKSVLEVLLSGRRDFVRAVDGVSFEMKQGEVLSLVGESGCGKTTTGRIIVGLERPTSGKIYFKDREITSLSEEEQRRMKRHIQMVFQDPYASLNPRMKIGEHLVESLTIHGIAENDEAREMAMSMLDRVGLPGEQFFNRMPYQLSGGQRQRVAIARAMILKPDFVVADEPVSMIDVSLRAAILDLLMSFRDEYNLSMLFITHDLSVARIVGDRIAVMYLGKIMEIGKTREVIHNPRHPYTAALLSSVPSFVKKGRKVEIIGDIANPIDIPSGCRYHPRCPFAREKCKKEEPELEGGEHSFACHYPLEGGF; encoded by the coding sequence ATGCTGAGAGTTGAGAACCTCAAGAAGTACTTCCCCGTTCAGAAATCCGTTCTGGAGGTTTTGCTGAGCGGAAGAAGGGACTTTGTGAGAGCTGTCGATGGCGTAAGCTTCGAAATGAAGCAGGGTGAGGTACTTTCCCTCGTTGGGGAGAGCGGGTGCGGGAAGACGACGACGGGCAGAATCATCGTCGGACTGGAAAGGCCGACGAGCGGGAAGATTTACTTCAAGGACAGAGAGATTACCTCCCTCAGCGAGGAAGAGCAGAGGAGGATGAAGAGGCATATCCAGATGGTCTTTCAGGACCCCTACGCCTCCCTAAACCCGAGGATGAAGATTGGGGAGCACCTCGTTGAGTCCCTCACAATTCACGGAATTGCGGAGAATGATGAGGCAAGGGAAATGGCCATGTCGATGCTGGACAGAGTTGGACTGCCGGGGGAGCAGTTCTTCAACAGAATGCCCTATCAGCTCAGCGGTGGCCAGAGGCAGAGGGTTGCGATAGCGAGGGCGATGATTCTCAAGCCCGACTTCGTCGTTGCGGATGAGCCGGTTTCAATGATTGACGTCAGCCTGAGGGCTGCGATTCTTGACCTGCTCATGTCCTTCAGGGATGAGTACAATCTGAGCATGCTCTTCATAACTCACGACCTGTCAGTTGCGAGGATTGTGGGCGATAGAATTGCGGTGATGTACCTCGGAAAAATAATGGAAATCGGAAAGACGAGGGAGGTTATACACAATCCAAGGCATCCCTACACCGCAGCTCTGCTTTCCTCAGTTCCGAGCTTCGTGAAAAAGGGGAGAAAAGTGGAAATTATTGGAGACATTGCAAATCCCATCGATATTCCCTCAGGGTGCAGATACCACCCACGCTGCCCCTTTGCGAGGGAGAAGTGCAAGAAAGAGGAGCCCGAGCTGGAAGGCGGGGAGCACAGCTTTGCCTGCCACTATCCGCTGGAGGGCGGGTTTTAG
- a CDS encoding long-chain-fatty-acid--CoA ligase has protein sequence MLGVEGKSITEIDEKEINRIWLKHYDEGVRPNIDYPEIPLYQLLEDTAKKYPDKTALIFFGKKITYRELDEMSDRIAGFLKSLGIKKGDRVILDLPNVPQYVAAYYGILKVGATVVQCNPLYTEREIRYIQENSEAEYGFFVEFVYPRIKGLLAEGKLKKAVICKIEDYLPFPLNILYPLKKEKVRIEKSDKVVYWKDALKSPLTKERPEINPKDDVAIFLYTGGTTGVPKAVMSTHFNLVANVYQTLEWVVDRTPDDVFIGVLPYFHSFGMTTSMNAPIANGSTIVLIPDPRDIKRILESIQKYRASIFCGVPTMYAAIINHPDVKKYDLSSVKACISGAAPLPVEVKRRFEEITGGKLVEGYGLSETSPVALGNPVYGLNKEGSIGIPFPDTYAVVIDDEGKVLPIGEVGELVIKGPQVMKGYYKMEEETKKVLVNGWLLTGDMAKMDEDGYFYIVDRKKDMIIAGGYNIYPREVEEVLYEHPAVVEAAVVGVPDPYRGETVKAYIVLKPEYKGKVTEQEIIQFCKERLAAYKVPKLVEFRDELPKSAVGKILRRVLREEEIKKIKG, from the coding sequence ATGCTTGGTGTGGAAGGAAAGAGCATAACAGAAATTGACGAGAAGGAGATAAACAGGATCTGGCTAAAGCACTACGATGAAGGAGTTAGGCCCAACATTGACTACCCCGAAATTCCGCTGTATCAGCTTCTGGAGGATACGGCGAAGAAGTATCCCGACAAGACCGCGCTGATTTTCTTCGGAAAGAAAATCACGTACAGAGAGCTTGACGAGATGAGCGACAGAATTGCAGGTTTTTTGAAGAGCCTCGGCATTAAGAAAGGAGACAGGGTCATTCTGGACCTCCCGAACGTGCCTCAGTATGTTGCGGCCTACTACGGAATTTTAAAGGTCGGCGCGACCGTTGTGCAGTGCAACCCTCTCTATACTGAGAGGGAAATCAGGTACATTCAGGAGAACAGCGAGGCGGAGTACGGATTCTTTGTCGAATTCGTTTATCCTAGAATAAAGGGTCTTTTAGCTGAAGGAAAGTTAAAGAAAGCGGTAATCTGTAAAATTGAGGATTATCTCCCATTCCCCCTGAACATCCTTTATCCGCTCAAGAAGGAGAAGGTAAGAATCGAGAAGAGCGATAAGGTAGTTTACTGGAAAGATGCCTTGAAGTCACCGCTAACAAAGGAAAGGCCTGAAATCAACCCCAAGGATGATGTGGCAATCTTCCTTTACACCGGAGGTACCACTGGTGTGCCAAAGGCTGTGATGTCGACGCACTTCAATCTCGTCGCGAATGTTTACCAGACACTTGAGTGGGTTGTTGACAGAACTCCTGATGATGTCTTCATTGGAGTGCTGCCCTACTTCCACAGCTTTGGAATGACGACCTCAATGAACGCTCCAATCGCCAACGGCTCAACCATCGTCCTGATTCCCGACCCCAGAGACATCAAGAGGATACTTGAGAGCATTCAGAAGTACAGGGCGAGCATTTTCTGCGGAGTTCCGACGATGTATGCGGCGATAATCAACCACCCCGATGTGAAGAAGTACGATTTAAGTTCGGTGAAAGCATGTATTAGTGGTGCTGCCCCACTTCCCGTTGAGGTTAAGAGGAGGTTCGAGGAGATTACGGGAGGTAAGCTGGTTGAGGGCTATGGTTTAAGTGAAACCTCTCCCGTAGCACTTGGCAACCCTGTTTACGGCCTCAACAAGGAGGGGAGCATTGGCATACCCTTCCCCGACACCTACGCTGTCGTTATAGACGATGAAGGAAAGGTTCTCCCAATCGGTGAAGTTGGAGAGCTAGTTATAAAGGGACCGCAGGTAATGAAGGGCTACTACAAGATGGAGGAAGAGACGAAGAAGGTTCTCGTCAATGGCTGGCTGCTGACTGGAGACATGGCGAAGATGGACGAAGATGGATACTTCTACATCGTGGACAGGAAGAAGGATATGATAATTGCAGGAGGTTACAACATCTATCCGAGAGAGGTTGAGGAGGTGCTTTACGAGCATCCAGCAGTTGTTGAGGCTGCTGTAGTAGGAGTGCCCGACCCCTACAGGGGAGAGACGGTCAAGGCTTACATTGTCCTGAAGCCGGAATACAAGGGAAAGGTTACCGAGCAGGAGATAATCCAGTTCTGCAAGGAGAGATTGGCTGCATACAAGGTTCCAAAGCTTGTCGAGTTCAGAGATGAGCTGCCGAAGTCTGCGGTAGGAAAAATCCTCAGGAGAGTTCTGAGAGAGGAGGAAATCAAGAAAATAAAAGGTTAA